A genomic region of Luteibacter aegosomatissinici contains the following coding sequences:
- a CDS encoding histidine phosphatase family protein, with protein MLEHLIVCRHGETEWNIARRAQGRADSPLTAAGIEQAQALGRALAARGIEHVVSSTLGRALHTAEIVAGIAGCTVSVDERLVERSFGELEGQNFDAMALDPVWTAVVRCTDPDATAPGSESLREVAARVMAALDDALTLPYRNVAVITHGQSISALLGTLHGSADFSTFRHGNCGYTPMHVREGTLQVDAWNLDPLAVAKAETAA; from the coding sequence ATGCTTGAACACCTGATCGTCTGCCGCCACGGCGAAACCGAATGGAACATAGCGCGCCGGGCGCAGGGCAGGGCCGATAGCCCGCTTACTGCCGCCGGCATCGAGCAAGCGCAGGCCCTGGGTCGGGCGCTCGCGGCGCGCGGCATCGAGCATGTTGTGTCGTCCACCCTGGGCCGTGCCTTGCACACCGCCGAAATCGTCGCCGGGATCGCGGGCTGTACCGTCTCGGTCGATGAGCGCCTGGTCGAACGTTCCTTCGGCGAACTCGAGGGCCAGAACTTTGATGCGATGGCGCTGGATCCGGTCTGGACGGCCGTCGTGCGCTGCACGGATCCCGATGCCACGGCACCCGGCTCCGAGTCGCTGCGCGAGGTCGCCGCCCGGGTCATGGCCGCGCTCGACGATGCGCTTACGCTCCCCTATCGCAACGTGGCCGTCATCACGCATGGCCAGTCCATCTCCGCGTTGCTGGGCACGCTGCATGGCAGCGCCGACTTCTCGACCTTCCGCCATGGCAATTGCGGCTACACGCCGATGCATGTGCGCGAGGGAACGTTGCAGGTCGATGCCTGGAACCTGGATCCGCTTGCCGTGGCAAAGGCAGAGACCGCGGCCTGA
- a CDS encoding VOC family protein yields MSRPFRRITPFLWFDTQAEEAARFYTTIFPNSRITAVTRYSKESSAASGRPEGSVMTAAFELDGEPVTALNGGPLFKFNEALSLVVHCKDQAEIDHYWEKLSEGGDPKAQACGWLKDKFGLSWQICPVDIEELVQNPGSVAALMHMTKIDIAAMRAAAT; encoded by the coding sequence ATGAGCCGTCCATTCCGCCGCATTACCCCGTTCCTGTGGTTCGATACCCAGGCTGAAGAGGCAGCGAGGTTCTACACAACGATCTTTCCGAACTCGCGTATCACGGCAGTCACGCGCTATTCGAAGGAATCATCCGCTGCTTCCGGGCGGCCCGAAGGTTCGGTCATGACCGCGGCATTCGAGCTCGATGGCGAGCCGGTCACGGCGTTGAACGGCGGCCCCCTCTTCAAATTCAATGAGGCGTTGTCGCTGGTCGTGCACTGCAAGGACCAGGCGGAGATCGATCATTACTGGGAAAAGCTTTCCGAAGGTGGTGATCCGAAAGCCCAGGCGTGCGGTTGGTTGAAGGATAAGTTCGGCCTGTCGTGGCAGATTTGTCCCGTGGACATCGAGGAACTGGTGCAGAACCCCGGCTCCGTCGCGGCGTTGATGCACATGACGAAGATCGATATCGCCGCGATGCGCGCCGCGGCAACGTGA
- a CDS encoding GGDEF domain-containing protein produces MPNSQPPANREPSPIEQVLSGAALSAVFQPVIRVDDGEVVAYEGLIRCAAPQLELTPTDLLDLARARGRLGEFELMAAHRVAERFVALGLPGRLLVNLSAQAVMHEGLGADDVIAALSVPGLDLGRVTIELTERDIVENAARLAHALGFLRARGVRIALDDFGNGHSNFEMWNEIHPEVVKIDRYLINGLASSAERLAIVRALCSVAETLGADLVGEGVEDEADLRMLRELGIPYAQGFLIARPSSEPAGDIAEHLASAFARTHVPVPPQPVGPVSARPFTAGHMLVEAPPVAPRQSNDDVADIFVAHPRLHAVAVVDAGVPVGIINRRTFTERMAQPFARELYGRKPCTSFMHAEPLVCPEDMPLQSMADILRGEDQRYLSDGFVITSGGMYLGLGTGESLVRRVTEIRVEAARYANPLTFLPGNLPVTEHIHRLLQAARPFAVAYFDLDNFKPFNDQYGYFRGDEMIRLLAGVLTGDLRQDADFVGHIGGDDFMVVFQGMDWPARCDAMRQRFNASAGALFDEGDRVRGGIDSEDRHGHRRFFPITTVAVGVACFGDAFPADAEMVASLAASAKRVAKNAQLGMHVVEWRNDADILAPRRIQLTEIKE; encoded by the coding sequence ATGCCCAACAGCCAGCCGCCTGCCAACCGCGAACCGTCGCCGATCGAGCAAGTGCTCTCCGGCGCGGCGCTATCGGCCGTGTTCCAGCCGGTCATCCGCGTGGATGATGGCGAGGTGGTGGCCTATGAAGGGTTGATCCGTTGCGCCGCGCCGCAGCTGGAACTCACCCCTACCGATCTGCTCGATCTGGCGCGCGCCCGCGGGCGGCTGGGCGAGTTCGAACTCATGGCCGCGCATCGCGTCGCCGAGCGGTTCGTTGCGCTTGGTCTGCCGGGCCGGCTACTGGTGAACCTGAGCGCGCAGGCGGTGATGCACGAAGGCCTGGGTGCCGATGACGTCATCGCGGCGCTCTCGGTGCCGGGGCTCGATCTTGGCCGCGTCACCATCGAACTTACTGAGCGTGACATCGTGGAGAACGCCGCCCGGCTTGCACACGCGCTGGGCTTCCTGCGTGCGCGCGGCGTGCGCATCGCACTGGACGACTTCGGCAACGGCCATTCGAATTTCGAGATGTGGAACGAGATCCACCCCGAGGTGGTGAAGATCGATCGCTACCTGATCAACGGTCTGGCCAGCAGTGCCGAGCGGCTCGCCATCGTCCGCGCGTTGTGTTCGGTGGCGGAGACGCTGGGTGCTGACCTGGTCGGCGAGGGCGTGGAGGACGAGGCCGACTTGCGCATGCTGCGCGAGCTTGGCATTCCGTATGCACAAGGCTTTCTCATAGCACGGCCCTCCAGCGAGCCGGCCGGCGATATTGCGGAACACCTGGCCAGCGCCTTTGCACGCACGCACGTACCTGTGCCGCCACAACCGGTCGGCCCGGTGTCGGCCCGGCCATTCACCGCAGGGCATATGCTGGTGGAAGCGCCGCCGGTTGCCCCCCGGCAAAGCAACGATGACGTGGCCGACATCTTCGTCGCACATCCCCGTCTGCACGCCGTGGCGGTGGTGGATGCCGGCGTACCCGTCGGCATCATCAACCGCCGCACCTTTACCGAACGCATGGCGCAGCCGTTCGCGCGGGAGCTGTATGGCCGCAAGCCCTGCACGAGTTTCATGCACGCCGAGCCCCTGGTTTGCCCGGAGGACATGCCGTTGCAGAGCATGGCCGATATCCTGCGTGGCGAAGACCAGCGTTACCTCAGCGATGGATTCGTCATCACGTCGGGCGGGATGTATCTCGGCCTGGGGACTGGCGAATCGCTCGTGCGTCGTGTCACTGAAATCAGGGTGGAGGCGGCGCGTTATGCGAACCCGTTGACCTTCCTGCCGGGCAACCTCCCGGTCACCGAACATATCCACCGCTTGCTACAGGCGGCGCGCCCCTTCGCGGTTGCCTACTTCGATCTGGATAACTTCAAACCCTTCAACGACCAGTACGGCTACTTCCGTGGCGATGAAATGATCCGGTTGCTGGCCGGCGTGCTCACGGGTGACCTGCGCCAGGACGCAGACTTCGTCGGCCACATCGGTGGCGACGATTTCATGGTGGTGTTTCAGGGCATGGACTGGCCTGCGCGCTGCGATGCCATGCGTCAGCGTTTCAACGCAAGTGCCGGTGCGCTGTTCGATGAAGGCGACCGCGTGCGTGGCGGCATCGATAGCGAAGACCGCCACGGGCACCGCCGCTTTTTCCCCATCACCACGGTGGCCGTCGGCGTGGCCTGCTTCGGTGACGCGTTCCCCGCCGATGCCGAAATGGTCGCCAGCCTGGCCGCATCGGCCAAGCGCGTGGCCAAGAATGCGCAGCTCGGCATGCACGTGGTCGAGTGGCGAAACGATGCCGACATCCTCGCGCCACGAAGAATTCAACTCACTGAAATAAAAGAGTAA
- a CDS encoding DUF2867 domain-containing protein: MSYRSHATASFPSATITPAQGGLPVEVNLIAQLGHGAGSQLVASAQARQRAHPSFIDELDEPSAQLGGMHLAQGDTTSLYTFAVGAKGHPFHRHAGHRVFTAVSGSGGALLRFSTATADDLAADPANFARLLRHVSIPPDCLFTVRFGGGTWHQFLPLNPRSQHPAFFALSCHTNELGGELDPALRQKVMDGEASIPALTEVLPAAVQAWMAHTPPDQLHVPLMALALEAAPDSLQVKLCGFARRIVGTLRARLAALGHAGGFLRETLGWQTVVELDGPDPDSLLHAELAEGFDHEDAFRLAVSQRQPCGVRAEILLADVLEGFVNDPPRGVSHLMALRNALVKPLGLRTSHLGCPVSSLLGPVDKHVFAGRFPVHTQYVSPDGSYAQVILGANDRHLRFRSCVAVRITDGRVDVSMGTRVRCHNAFGRLYIRAIRGVHRRYVSPAMMRRAVAYALPAHTLHKAAWT, from the coding sequence ATGTCGTACCGTTCGCATGCCACCGCATCGTTTCCATCGGCCACCATCACGCCCGCGCAGGGTGGGTTGCCGGTCGAGGTGAACCTGATTGCCCAGCTGGGCCACGGCGCGGGCAGCCAGCTTGTCGCTTCGGCCCAGGCCCGCCAGCGCGCCCATCCCTCCTTCATCGATGAGCTGGATGAGCCTTCCGCCCAGCTGGGCGGCATGCACCTGGCGCAGGGTGATACCACGTCGCTGTACACCTTCGCTGTCGGCGCCAAGGGCCACCCGTTCCATCGCCATGCCGGCCATCGCGTCTTTACGGCGGTATCCGGCAGCGGCGGGGCCCTGCTCCGCTTCAGCACGGCCACGGCGGACGACCTCGCGGCCGACCCTGCGAACTTCGCCCGCTTGCTACGCCACGTGAGCATTCCGCCCGATTGCCTGTTCACCGTGCGCTTTGGCGGCGGCACCTGGCACCAGTTCCTGCCGCTGAACCCGCGCAGCCAGCACCCCGCGTTCTTCGCCTTGTCCTGCCACACCAACGAACTGGGCGGTGAGCTCGACCCGGCATTGCGCCAGAAGGTGATGGATGGGGAAGCAAGCATCCCCGCCCTGACCGAGGTGCTACCGGCCGCCGTCCAGGCGTGGATGGCGCACACGCCGCCCGATCAGCTGCACGTTCCGCTCATGGCGCTGGCGCTCGAGGCCGCGCCGGATTCGTTGCAGGTAAAGCTGTGCGGCTTCGCACGGCGTATCGTCGGCACGTTGCGCGCGAGGCTTGCTGCACTCGGCCACGCGGGTGGCTTCCTGCGCGAGACGCTGGGTTGGCAGACGGTGGTTGAGCTCGATGGGCCCGACCCGGATTCCCTGCTCCATGCGGAGCTGGCAGAGGGCTTCGACCACGAAGATGCATTTCGGCTGGCGGTATCGCAGCGCCAGCCATGTGGCGTGCGTGCCGAGATACTGCTTGCCGACGTGCTCGAGGGTTTCGTCAACGATCCACCACGCGGTGTCTCGCATTTGATGGCGCTGCGCAATGCACTGGTGAAGCCGCTTGGCTTGCGCACCTCGCATCTGGGTTGCCCGGTGTCCTCGCTGCTTGGGCCGGTGGATAAGCATGTCTTTGCCGGCCGCTTCCCGGTGCATACGCAATACGTCTCCCCCGATGGCTCGTACGCCCAGGTCATCCTTGGCGCGAACGATCGGCACCTGCGCTTCCGCTCGTGTGTCGCCGTGCGGATCACCGATGGCCGCGTCGACGTGTCCATGGGCACTCGCGTTCGCTGCCATAACGCGTTCGGGCGCCTGTACATCCGCGCCATCCGTGGCGTGCACCGGCGCTACGTCAGCCCGGCGATGATGCGGCGGGCAGTCGCATATGCGTTGCCCGCGCATACGCTTCACAAGGCGGCATGGACGTAA
- a CDS encoding methyl-accepting chemotaxis protein, whose protein sequence is MRLPQATLPTLTLRTRLALRLAGTILLLLALWIVGGVQLRQANARLQSVVGETLAPVAAVGHIQNDYNDLLDALVHATLAKLPSATDDAVTAIGANRHDIDKQWKELEASGLGQQQKKLVALAAEHRKAADAAVDGVVELLKAEQYEIAPLQLSNDVQSAVGPLKSDFSNLFQLALAGGKAEADAQQAAVSHGAVLSAVLLAIALLLASVVDIAIIRSLHRRLRQATGVAAAIARGSLGTAIDVGRDDEIGQLLSSLSAMDAQLGNVVVQVRDRADHVASAASGIARGNDALNDRTRTQAEHLEHTSTSMRDMAEAVRGGLGHATAANQAVMEARTMTDEGHRVAMDAVENMRAIRQTSERMGEVLDLVDQVAFQTNLLALNAAVEAARAGEHGRGFAVVAHEVRELAQRCGMAARDIRALIGASDEAVQAGVASVDRAGAVLSGIGERVGALSAMVADVMAATHGQTQGIERVNGAIVIIDETTRENAALVEQAASASRAMRESAEILRREVAYFTLEAA, encoded by the coding sequence ATGCGCCTCCCCCAGGCCACCTTGCCCACGCTGACGCTTCGCACCCGTCTCGCCCTCCGCCTTGCCGGTACGATCCTGTTGCTACTCGCCCTGTGGATCGTCGGCGGCGTGCAACTGCGCCAGGCCAACGCCCGTTTGCAATCGGTGGTCGGCGAAACCCTGGCCCCGGTCGCCGCCGTCGGCCACATCCAGAACGACTACAACGACCTGCTCGACGCGCTGGTGCACGCCACGCTCGCCAAGCTGCCGTCCGCCACCGACGACGCGGTGACGGCGATTGGCGCGAACCGGCACGACATCGACAAACAGTGGAAGGAACTGGAAGCCAGCGGACTTGGCCAACAACAGAAGAAGCTGGTGGCCCTCGCGGCCGAGCATCGCAAGGCGGCCGATGCCGCTGTCGATGGGGTGGTCGAATTGTTGAAGGCGGAGCAGTACGAGATCGCGCCGCTGCAGCTCTCCAACGACGTGCAGTCGGCGGTGGGTCCGCTGAAGAGTGACTTCTCCAACCTGTTCCAGCTGGCGCTCGCCGGTGGCAAGGCGGAGGCGGATGCGCAGCAGGCCGCGGTGAGCCACGGTGCCGTCCTTTCCGCCGTGCTTCTGGCTATCGCGCTGCTGCTCGCCAGTGTCGTCGATATCGCCATCATTCGTTCGCTGCACCGTCGCCTCCGCCAGGCCACCGGGGTCGCCGCAGCGATCGCGCGTGGTTCACTGGGCACGGCGATCGATGTGGGCCGCGATGATGAGATTGGTCAGCTCCTGTCCTCGTTGTCCGCGATGGATGCGCAGCTCGGCAACGTCGTGGTGCAGGTCCGCGATCGTGCCGATCACGTTGCCAGCGCCGCTAGCGGCATTGCACGCGGTAACGATGCATTGAACGACCGCACGCGCACGCAGGCCGAACACCTCGAACACACCTCGACCTCCATGCGCGACATGGCCGAAGCCGTACGTGGTGGACTCGGTCATGCCACGGCCGCCAACCAGGCCGTCATGGAAGCGCGCACGATGACCGACGAAGGCCACCGGGTGGCGATGGATGCGGTGGAGAACATGCGCGCCATCCGCCAGACCAGTGAACGCATGGGCGAGGTGCTCGATCTCGTGGACCAGGTGGCCTTCCAGACCAACCTGCTGGCGTTGAACGCGGCGGTAGAAGCCGCCCGCGCGGGCGAGCATGGCCGCGGCTTCGCGGTGGTCGCCCATGAAGTGCGCGAACTGGCACAACGCTGCGGCATGGCCGCACGGGATATCCGTGCATTGATCGGTGCCAGCGACGAGGCCGTGCAGGCCGGTGTCGCCTCGGTCGATCGCGCCGGCGCGGTCCTGTCCGGCATCGGCGAACGCGTCGGCGCGCTCTCGGCCATGGTCGCCGACGTCATGGCGGCCACGCATGGCCAGACCCAGGGCATCGAACGCGTCAATGGCGCCATCGTCATCATCGACGAAACCACCCGCGAGAACGCCGCCCTGGTGGAGCAGGCCGCCTCGGCCAGCCGGGCCATGCGCGAAAGCGCTGAGATCCTTCGCCGCGAAGTGGCTTATTTCACGCTGGAAGCCGCCTGA
- a CDS encoding DksA/TraR family C4-type zinc finger protein: MATGWAGDTAVQDQIDATVEDAVKRARSHMAKGPGLERCEECDKPIPEARRKAVPGVRLCVACQEAADHEAATFAGYNRRGSKDSQLR; the protein is encoded by the coding sequence ATGGCTACGGGATGGGCGGGTGATACCGCCGTACAGGATCAGATCGATGCCACCGTGGAAGACGCGGTGAAGCGCGCGCGCAGCCACATGGCCAAGGGCCCTGGGCTGGAGCGCTGCGAGGAATGCGACAAACCGATCCCCGAGGCGCGGCGCAAGGCCGTCCCCGGCGTGCGGCTATGCGTCGCCTGCCAGGAGGCGGCCGATCACGAGGCGGCGACTTTCGCTGGCTATAACCGGCGCGGCAGCAAGGACAGCCAGTTGCGCTGA
- a CDS encoding alpha-L-fucosidase: MNRREFAKTLALVSVVGSGLWPVKQAFAQAPRAQRGVVVDPAKLRDLQQAFLELRFGMFIHLNMATFEEREWGDPLLSPKLFNPKHLDPAQWAKAAKSANMGYACLTTKHHDGFCLWPTKTGSANVMQSSYPHDVVRAYVDAFRKAGLKVCLYFSILDLRQDIRARTVTPEKVALIKAQITELLTNYGPLTALILDGWNASWSRISYAELPYREIYDLVKSLQPDCLLTDHNAGSYPGTALYYTDIKQYEQHAGQKIPPDSPVPSQSGTTLQSDWFWKTSYPTSQLASAQTIVDDWLKPFNANHCNLILNVAPNRDGRFDDNAVARLAEIGSLWKPEGKVAPIDRQVTITTPNLAAGKPAWASASDEAVGPDLAFDENFRTYWLADRGKTEGWIEVRFEAPISFNTLSVIEPRDPDYGTTSRITAYKARVEQGGIWVDIASGATPAAYQFHEVPRVTAQRVRLWVEGRQPGITEFGLYDEPRA, encoded by the coding sequence TTGAACCGACGTGAGTTTGCGAAGACGCTGGCGCTGGTCAGTGTGGTGGGGAGCGGCCTGTGGCCGGTGAAGCAGGCTTTTGCGCAAGCGCCGCGCGCACAACGCGGTGTGGTGGTGGATCCAGCGAAACTCCGCGATCTGCAGCAAGCCTTTCTCGAACTTCGCTTCGGCATGTTCATCCACCTCAACATGGCCACGTTCGAAGAGCGCGAATGGGGTGATCCCCTGCTCTCGCCCAAGCTCTTCAACCCGAAGCATCTTGACCCGGCGCAATGGGCGAAGGCCGCGAAGTCGGCGAACATGGGCTACGCCTGCCTCACCACGAAACACCACGATGGCTTTTGCCTGTGGCCGACGAAGACCGGCAGCGCGAATGTCATGCAGTCGTCGTACCCGCACGACGTGGTGCGTGCCTACGTCGACGCCTTCCGCAAGGCCGGGCTCAAGGTCTGCCTGTACTTCTCGATCCTCGACCTGCGCCAGGATATCCGCGCGCGTACGGTGACGCCGGAGAAGGTGGCGCTGATCAAGGCGCAGATCACCGAGCTGCTCACGAACTATGGCCCGCTTACCGCGTTGATCCTCGATGGCTGGAACGCCTCGTGGTCGCGTATCTCGTACGCGGAGCTGCCGTACCGCGAGATCTACGACCTGGTGAAGTCGCTGCAGCCCGATTGCCTGCTTACCGACCACAACGCGGGCAGCTACCCAGGTACGGCGCTGTACTACACCGATATCAAGCAGTATGAGCAGCACGCCGGGCAGAAGATCCCGCCCGATAGCCCGGTGCCCTCGCAATCGGGCACCACGTTGCAAAGCGACTGGTTCTGGAAAACCTCGTACCCCACATCGCAGCTCGCATCCGCACAAACCATCGTCGATGACTGGCTGAAGCCGTTCAACGCGAACCACTGCAACCTGATCCTCAACGTCGCGCCAAACCGCGATGGGCGCTTCGACGACAACGCCGTGGCGCGGCTGGCCGAGATCGGTAGCCTGTGGAAGCCCGAAGGCAAGGTCGCTCCCATCGATCGCCAGGTGACCATCACCACGCCGAACCTGGCAGCCGGCAAGCCCGCATGGGCCAGCGCGAGCGATGAAGCCGTGGGCCCCGACCTGGCTTTCGACGAGAACTTCCGAACCTACTGGCTGGCCGATCGCGGCAAGACCGAAGGCTGGATCGAAGTACGCTTCGAGGCACCCATTTCGTTCAACACGCTTTCCGTGATCGAGCCGCGCGATCCTGATTACGGGACCACCAGCCGGATCACGGCGTACAAGGCGCGGGTCGAGCAGGGCGGCATCTGGGTGGATATCGCCAGCGGTGCGACGCCCGCGGCCTACCAGTTCCACGAAGTGCCCCGCGTCACCGCCCAGCGCGTACGCCTGTGGGTAGAGGGCCGCCAGCCAGGCATCACGGAATTCGGCCTGTACGACGAACCCAGGGCCTGA
- a CDS encoding copper resistance protein B, translating to MRRWLWIVALCPFAALAQEMPAMEGMDHGAMHHDAPPTQDPHAAHDMSGMHDMGGMSGAAGESDMKMGAMQGGSAPADARSPDWSDGVAPAAMHGMAMHDMDDTAPNAMFLLDRLEAFAGQGGHGQSWEAEGWYGNDSDKVWFRSEGEREGSRPHDGDAELFWSHAVATFWDTQLGVRSDFGEGPKRQWAAFGLQGLAPYWFELEATAYVGQGGRTAARVRAEYELRITQRLILQPELEANAYGKDDERRLIRSGLSSVEGGLRLRYEFTRAFAPYVGVAWEHLTGATADLASEQGRRITDRRWVAGLRLWF from the coding sequence ATGAGGCGCTGGTTGTGGATCGTTGCGTTGTGCCCGTTCGCGGCGCTCGCGCAGGAGATGCCGGCGATGGAAGGCATGGACCATGGCGCCATGCATCACGATGCGCCGCCAACGCAGGATCCCCACGCCGCCCACGACATGAGCGGCATGCACGACATGGGTGGCATGAGTGGGGCGGCCGGCGAAAGCGATATGAAAATGGGCGCCATGCAAGGCGGCAGTGCGCCCGCCGATGCACGCAGCCCCGATTGGTCGGATGGTGTCGCTCCGGCGGCGATGCACGGCATGGCCATGCACGACATGGATGACACGGCACCGAACGCGATGTTCTTGCTGGACAGGCTCGAAGCCTTTGCAGGGCAGGGCGGTCACGGCCAGTCGTGGGAAGCGGAAGGCTGGTATGGCAACGACAGCGACAAGGTGTGGTTCCGCAGCGAAGGCGAGCGCGAGGGGAGCCGTCCACACGATGGCGATGCGGAGCTTTTCTGGAGTCATGCCGTAGCAACGTTCTGGGATACCCAGCTCGGCGTACGCAGCGATTTCGGGGAGGGCCCGAAACGGCAATGGGCCGCGTTTGGCTTGCAGGGCCTCGCGCCTTACTGGTTCGAACTGGAGGCCACGGCGTACGTGGGGCAGGGCGGGCGCACGGCAGCGCGCGTTCGCGCGGAGTACGAACTGCGTATCACCCAGCGCCTGATCCTGCAGCCCGAACTGGAGGCGAATGCCTACGGCAAGGATGACGAGCGCCGTTTGATAAGGTCCGGCCTTTCGTCGGTCGAAGGCGGCTTGCGCCTGCGTTATGAGTTCACCCGCGCGTTCGCACCGTATGTCGGGGTGGCGTGGGAGCACCTCACCGGCGCCACGGCCGACCTCGCCAGCGAACAAGGCCGCCGCATCACCGATCGGCGCTGGGTCGCCGGTCTCCGCCTCTGGTTCTGA
- a CDS encoding LysR family transcriptional regulator: MSTDGRLLGNLSVLVSVVETGNFARAAEALGLSPSGVSRAIGRLETRLGVRLLQRTTRSVHLTDEGERLVAQVGPLLSGIEDAALAAAGDAQAVRGRIRVSLDPMFSRLVVAPRLAAFLAQHPALEIEIVTRDELGDLVAEGIDVAVRFGVPPSSSLVARKLLDTRVLTVAAPAYLAAHGQPRTPKDLVSHSCIQFRDPVTRRPFEWEFHRRGKVTVVETKGPILVTDSATMYGLCVAGAGIAQVLEISVRDALEDGRLVELFPGHAEETFPLYAFYPSRRHAPPKVRAFVDFCVALGRRA, from the coding sequence ATGTCCACCGATGGCCGCCTGCTGGGTAACCTGAGCGTCCTTGTCTCCGTCGTGGAAACGGGCAATTTCGCCCGCGCCGCCGAGGCACTGGGCCTTTCACCCTCCGGCGTCAGCCGCGCCATCGGCCGCCTGGAAACCCGCCTGGGCGTACGGCTCCTTCAGCGCACGACCCGCTCCGTCCACCTCACCGACGAAGGCGAACGCCTGGTGGCCCAGGTGGGCCCCTTGCTTTCGGGCATCGAGGACGCTGCCCTCGCGGCGGCAGGCGATGCCCAGGCGGTCCGCGGCCGTATCCGGGTCAGCCTCGATCCGATGTTTTCGCGGTTGGTCGTGGCGCCCCGGCTGGCCGCCTTCCTGGCCCAGCACCCCGCGCTGGAGATCGAGATCGTGACGCGCGACGAGCTGGGCGACCTGGTGGCCGAGGGCATCGACGTGGCCGTGCGCTTTGGCGTGCCTCCGTCGTCATCCCTGGTCGCCCGCAAGCTGCTTGATACCCGCGTGCTGACGGTTGCCGCACCTGCTTACCTCGCGGCCCATGGCCAGCCGCGCACCCCGAAGGATCTGGTGTCACACAGCTGCATCCAGTTCCGCGACCCCGTGACCCGCCGGCCCTTCGAATGGGAGTTCCACCGCCGCGGCAAGGTCACCGTGGTGGAGACGAAAGGCCCGATCCTGGTGACGGACTCGGCGACCATGTACGGTCTTTGCGTCGCAGGCGCCGGTATCGCGCAGGTGCTCGAGATCAGCGTGCGCGACGCCCTGGAAGACGGCCGGCTGGTGGAACTGTTCCCCGGCCACGCGGAAGAGACCTTCCCGCTGTACGCGTTCTATCCCTCCCGCAGGCACGCGCCACCCAAGGTGCGGGCCTTCGTCGACTTCTGCGTGGCATTGGGCCGCCGCGCGTGA